The Mobula birostris isolate sMobBir1 chromosome 1, sMobBir1.hap1, whole genome shotgun sequence sequence ATGACATCCTACTGGTCAAAATATCTTGCCATTTATTCTCTCAAACAATTTCAGAAGAGGCCAATTTACCTGTATTGTTATAAAATTGCTTCTCAAAACAAAAGCTTGACAGTGTCTTTCGTGATCTCAGAATGCCTGTGCTGAATAATTCTGAAGATTAGTCAGTGTTACTATACATGGAACTTGAATATCCATTTGCTTACAGCAAGGCCTTTCATAAAGTGACCATATAACTCAATAGTTGAGGAATAACTGTTGTTCAGGATACCAGGTAGGATTACTTCAGACTCTGGAGTGCTTGACAATTTGGAAAATGGGATATGGCTTTTGCTGTGACAGGGTTTGAGTATAAAAGGCAACGATGAGATTACATCTCAAACTATACACTAGTCTGTTCTACTTATACGTGCTTGAAATAGGATTGTAGCAAAGCTTCACCAGATTGAATCCTGGGCTGGCAGGTTTTTCATATCAGAAGAGATTAACTCGTCTAAATTTATATTAGcaaaatgagaggggatctcattacaGCAGACTGTTCTTACTAGAGCTTGATAAGGTAGATGCGGAGTTGCTGTTTCCCCTGACTGGAATGTCTAAAAAATAAGGATCTCAGATTCAGAGTAAGTGGTAGGCCTTGGAGAGGACCAAATCCTTGCAATTCTCTACCCTGGAGGCTCAGTTCTCTGTAtatccaaaacacagatcaaCTGATTTTTAGATATTGGGAGATCTGGAAAAGTGACACTGAAGTAAAACAGACATGATGTAATTTCTCAATACTGAACTGGAATGTCGCCTAAATGATGTGTTTTGGAGTAAGACTGGAACTAGAACAGCCTTTGACCCAGAGTCATGTCCTACCAACTATGCAACCACTGAACTTTGAGGTATATACTTTGCATCTCTCAGACTTCCCTGATGGCAGCTGAGTTTTTCCAGTGGGTTCGCAGGGGACGCAAAGAAGATGACTCCAGGTTTGAGTTCCAACCTGCAACAATATTTCACAACGTCCTGAGTTTGGGAATGAAAAAAATCAGTTATTATTCCCACTGCTGATGCTTCTCTGCTGACATCTATTAGAATTGTGCAGACAGGGAAGTCGTGTGAGATTCATCTGTGAAGCATTCAGCAGTTAATCAGTGTGCCAACATTACAGTGAAGCACATACTTGAATTGTAATCACTTGGAGCTTTGCCTGCAACTATTATTAATCTCCTGAACCCAGACTTTAGCTTGCATCATCCATCTTCACTGAGGCCACCATGGGATGATGCTCCCTGAAATGTTATTGCCCTTCTCTTGCCTTGCCTATTCACCTCAGGTGCATTACTCCAGAACCAGTGATGGAATGTTTGGAGGAGCATGCAATCTGCTCTGGTAGAATTTAATGCTTGAGCACCATAAGATGTTGCAGTATTCTGAAATGAAAAGCTcttagtaaattttattattgaagtacatatgtcaccatatatcattttcttgtgggcatactcaacaaatctagagaataataaatataatagaaACAATGCAAGACCACCCAGCTAGGACAtttaaccaaagtgcaaaagatgacaaactgttcaaatgcaaaagaagaaacaataatataaataaataagcaataaataccacgaacatgagataaagagtccttgaaagtgagtccattagttgtgggaacatttcagtgatgaggcaagtgaagttgaatgaagttatcgcCTTTGGTTCAGGGGCCTCgtggtgtgagtccagaggctggtgtaccaccttcctgatggcagcagcaagaagagagcatgtccatagtggtgagggtccctgatgatggatgttgctttagtGCAACAGCgatcatgtagatatgctcaacggTTAGGAGGaatttacctgtgatgaactgagtCAAACCCActgcattttgtaggattttccgttcaagtgCCCCGGTGTTTCCAaagcaggctgtgatgtaaccagtaaTATTCtatactacacatctatagaagtttgtcaaagttttagataatgtgctgaatctctgcaaactccaaagaaagctgccgtgctttcttcataattgcacttgcgtgcttGGTCCgggacagatcctccaaaataataacacctaggaatttaaagttgctaatcctctccacctctgatcctcagaTAAGAACTGGCTCATAGAcgtctggtttccctctcctgaagtttataatcagttccttggtcttgctgacattgagtgagaggtggttgttataACATCAttgtctctctcctatatgctgattcatcaccacctttgatttggctcacaacagtggtgtcatcagcgaacCTGAATTTGGCATTGTAGTTGTGTTTAGCCACATAGTGCGTAGAGCAGGGGATTAAGCTCATAGgtttgtggtacacctgtgctgatggaagtCGTGCAGGAATTGTTGTTGccagtccaaactgactgggatctgcaagtgaggaaagcgaggatccaattgcacaattgGGTATTGAgatcaaggtcttgaagcttgttgattagttttgtgggaatgatgttattgaatgctgagctgcagtggataagagcattctgatgtatgtaTTTTGATGTCTTTATAGTTGAGCTAAGGTTGTTCACCCAGTGAGCTTGTAGTCTTGTTATTGCTACGGGGGCTGTGAATTGTTAGCTGAAGTACTGGTTCTTGGTATGTGGTCAACACACAagaagcactggaggaactcagccttggcaaggcagcatcaatagaaaagagtacagtcgacatttcaggctgggacTCTTTGGCAGGACGTGTGGTGTTGGTATGTGGAATTTAGTGAGCAATTAAGGTCTGGAATACACTAGTTCACCAACACCAGGGCAAACATCCTGAGCCACAAAGTAACTGATGGATATTTCAGGCTGTTATACAATTAGATTCTGATTTGAAAACTCTCAGAATGCTCCTCATTTACTTCTGACCTATAAAAAGGAGGAAAACATTGTAAGGATCTACATGCACCTGAATATCTGAGAAGTGCTTTAGTAACATAGACTTGGTGCCTGATATCACAGCAAATTCAGTGGATTAAGAGGAACAGAAAATTTCACAATTAGTACAAGTGTAGAATTCCTCATCAATATGATAAAGGCTGCATCTCCAGTAGTACTGTTGGttcatcatagtcatagtcacagtcatactttattgatcccgggggaaattggttttcgttacagttgcaccataaataattaaatagtaataaaaccataaatagttaaatagtaatatgtaaattatgctaggaaataagtccaggaccagcctattggctcagggtgtctgaccctccaagggaggagttgtaaggtttgatagccacaggcaggaatgacttcctatgacactctgtgttgcatctcggtggaatgagtctctggctgaattcATACTGTATGCATGAGGCACACTGAAATTGTATGTGCTATATACAGTATACCTGAGCTTGGTGCAGAAGGAAAATTTGTGCTTCAGGTCAAGGGGACCACAGAATCAATGTAGACAGGTCGGTCTGAAGGTTGTGGACTCAAAGTTTCAAGACTTCTGCAATTGAACAGAGCTAGGAAAGTGTAGCATTGTTAGAAGAGCTTTGGATCCAACATTTTGATTAAGCATTGTTAATTCAGAGAACACATGGTATCCTGTATTTCTAGACTAATAACCTCAACTTTGTCATCACCATATCATCACCTGCatctcccttgcctctgtcgaCTTTGGTGTGGAAAAATAATTGACTTTGCACGATAAAAGCTTGAATTTTTTTATGTTTATTTGAATCACCATTTTTACATAGTATTATAGTGATATTTAATACAGATTCAAATCTTTAAATTAACCTCTGAAAAATGTAATAATAAATAACGTGAGAAGAGGAGGGAGTTTGTGCATGTCTTGAGGACAGAGTCGGAATGAGAAACAATGCAGGACTGAGCTATCTGCTACCGTGACAGCTTTTCTACCACTAGAGGTCCTGTGTGCGCTATAGAAAGGATCAGGGTCCCCAGGGTACTAGGCAGGTGCTTTGGTAGGCAGTGTATCTAAATCTATAACTGGACATGTGGAGCAAGGTGTGGACTAGTTTTAATTTCACCATCAGTTCTACAATATTTCAGCAGCAAACTTTGCAATATTTgagaaaatatttatttattatgacaCAGATCCATGTCAGCTACCAATAGAACAATTCTATCagtctcattcccattccctcATTTCCTTGTAACACTGCAATTTATTCCTCTCACCTGCTCATTAAGTGTTTTTATTCTGCTACTGCCTGTGTTAATAGGTAATTTACAGTAGCCCATTAACTCATTGGCCTTTTGTTACTGGTGCAGCTCTTATCATTAGTACTTAAGTATATTAAAAGTACATCTTTTGTGTGCCTTTTCTGAAGTGGGTATCATTATTTTCTGAATCCTGGCGTTCCTGTTGTTTTCCCTTTTGCCTTTGGAGCATTGGTTTAATGGAAtagtaacttttttttaaagggAAGTATGGTATAAGCCACATTGTTATTTACGCAACTTTGAGGGGGGCTATAATTGGCTCTGGAATATAGGAACTGGAGACCTTTCAACCTATTTCATCAAACTATTAGAACAGGACTGAAATAATGTTAAGTAATATGAAGGAAAACAGAGGAATTTGAGCACTATTTAATTATGGCAGGTGTGATGACATCAGTAAGCAATACGCTTCAAATATAGAAGGTaaagttttctctgcactgtgCTAACTCCATGGCTGAACCTAATTTTTTGAAGTGCTTTGTATGCAATTCCAATTTGGCATGTCTTTTTCCCTACTCTATTTCATCTTTGAATGAAACTGTGGATTTAAGTCTCTCTGTTGGTTAGACTTTATTTAGAAGATGAAAAAAATATTCTGTTGAAGTGTTTTACTTCTGTGTCTCTGTTGCTATGTCACCATACTTCCAGCTACTTTAATGAAGATGATAACTGGAGGAGGAATCAAAGTGTGCTCAGTATACAATGCTGAAATCCTGCTTTGCAAATCTCATTGCAGATGAGTCTAAAGAGTCAATCATATCTATATATTTAATCAGAATTTCAAGCACTATttattactttgttctccttgGATAGGTTTGGTTGCCTAAGGCAAATTGTTGCTATTGTGTTCAATATACGAAGACTTTTAATTCACCATCTTAAAGTCAAGCAGTCAGTGTAGCGTTACTGCTGCGATGTTATGGATTTGTGATTATCCATTATTTTGAGAACATCTTCCAGTATCGAAGGCCCCAAATCCAGTTCAAATTGAAACATATATTCAGAAGGGCTTGAATGAGAGTCGTCCATTCCTCTCTGAGCTGAGCACTCCCATCCTCCTTCACCTTCAGTTCGTTGCTGGTCTTTGTCATCTATCTGCTTGTCATCTGGTGGGGCTTCCTCAGATGCCTCCAGCAGGTGGTATTGTACGGAGGGTGAGTAAAGAGTTGGTGGTTGGTTATCTGGAGACTCAgaggttgcctgtgtagaattGACAGCAGTTGTGTCATTGGGCTCTCCTAGGTGTAGTCGAGGGGGTTTAGGGGGTGCCACGTCCCTTGGATCTTTCGATGTACTCATGGAGGACAGAAGGTCATCCTGGCCTTGTAGGAAGGAAAGATCCCCAAACGTATCACCCTCTCCTCTCCTGCCAATGTGCAATTTGTGGTGAAAATCTCCCAGAGGTGGGCTGATCATGTCTGCTGATAGGACTTCACGCAGTTTTGGCTTCTTGCCCTTTTTAGTCAACCCAGTTTTGAGATAGATGGGCGATTTGACAGACATTCTATAACGACCAGTAGGTTTCAAAAGTTTAATTATTATGAAGGGTCTTGAAAAAGATAATGAATATCCTGGAGAAGTTGTGGTCTGGTAGCCCGATCCTATAGAAATAGAAATTTTACAGTAAGTGAATTGGTGATGATAAAGCTTGCTGATTAATAAGTAAAAGCATATTCAGTATCAGGTGGGGGCAAATAAACCAAACTGCTGGAAGGCCTTAGGTCATGCAGCTAAAGAGATGATGGTTGATGCCTTCCACCAGGACCTGCACCAGTTCTGAATCAGGAccttgacctgaaacactgactgtcccTTTACCTCTGTAACCCCCTAGTAAGCCTTAGACTCACTcaactcgctttcgtctagggggagcagccttcggccccaccagaatgggtaatcaagtttgtgtgggtgctgtgcgattgtaccccaccccgccgaataacagacaatacaccatatgcgattaaatgattacactttatagatcttactggaactgtgtaattaatagagataaaatataaaaggaaaataaaaggcgccagacttatcaaagttcaaccacttcgtgcacaacagttggagcttgATTAACGGAGTcgtctttccaccattcgatcccctccgacccccttgacccgccgcctgggaccaaccacggtggttgaccagacgctccacacgagtctgtcttcatctcttctcctcgccgaagaccctgggtcTTGGACTCCCGCTCAGGATCGGTCCCGCCACCCAGGGtcacagcatcgcgtctcctctctctgtccccattgcGCTTTCTGCCTCAAAGCCCGCGAaaaatagcttacagacacacaagaaagaataacatctatcccaattggttcgttcacTCTCTcttcaataatataacccaaacaagcagagagagagagagagaactccttacatcgcagttattattacagaaaagccattttagttataacataacaaagaagcaattttgttagccttcgcagtaacatgaaagaagaaaccccttacacctcTATAGagtctgcctgacctgatgagttcttccagcagtttggaGTTAGTTGCTTCAAATTCTTGTATCCATAATCCTTTCTATCTCAATCAGGTGGCAGATTTCTATCCTGTCTGCCCTCCCTTTGAACAATGTACAGTTCAGTGGGTTCTGGTTCACCTTCTGCTCCAAGCAGCCACCCCTGATGTGTTGGCATGAACAATGAGTATCAACAGGTTCTTAAACTGTAAAGAAGTTATAGCCAAGTATAGTGCTGCTTCGGGGATAGAATGAAGAGCCCTGTGCCAACAACGCGAGGGTCACCACCCAAAGCATTTACGATCTGAATGTATCAGTCACATATCAAGCTATGAGTTTGTCAATTCAGCTTTCAGGAGAGGCATTGAGATATTACTCTGTCATCACTTTAGATCatgaacatgagaaattctgcagatgctagaaacccaaagcaacacagaaaatcccacagaaattcagcaggtcaggtagcatctatgaaactgagttcaatgttttgggccaagactgtttttcggaactggaaaggaagggagacatcatcagtgcgctgttaattgtgtgtcctccaaatgcttggccaTTATATACTTGTCATTCGGCTGATTGGTTGTCTTTTCGGAAACTCAGTTGCGATGTGAAGATCGAGAGAGGCTCAAATTCAACCAGGCATCAGTTAAAGTCATGGTGCAAGTAAATGTacagcatgcaagagaattcctagaagtgTGGTTTTCCacgaacaattctgtaaacaaacatgTTGACTTGGCTtctatttatgagccaatgcaGGCATAATTCCAGACAACAATGCACCAAGTTTGTCACGCAACTAATCAGCAACAGGATTTCCTCCCAACATCACAACTGGATGCATATCATAAAAGGGAGCTCCTGATACAAAACTCCACTAAAACCCACCACAAACTAAAATCCCTACCCACACAGTGAATTTTCAATCCAGCTTGCCAATTTAATTTGAAGACTGCATGACTGAAATATTCAAGCAAGTAATGAGATAGATGGATGAAAAAATAGCAAAGCATGTCATAAAATTTAACATACAGGCTGATCAGAAAAGTAGAAACCCAGGCCCAAGTGATTCAATTGAAAGTGAATATTTTCCTACCTCTGGTTCACATTAATGATGTATCACTGCTGCTTTATTAGCATTATCCAATAAATCCCAGTAGCCTTATCTTTTTCCATAATCCTGTATATTTTTCCTTCCATGTATTACCTAAATCCCTCATTTATTGAATCTACTTCCACCATCCTTTCCAAGCACTAAATCCCAAAATTTTTTCAAAGCCTTTCTACAATAACTAATTTTCCTTCTGACAATGCATAGTTTCACCTTGTGTGCTCTCTTATCAAATCCTTTGCTGATCTTTGAATATCTCAATTACATTTAATCCCTTTGCTTTTAGGAGAACAATCACAGTTCAGTCATAGTTTGTAACAAGGGGCACTAGATTTGTACTCTGCAATTCATCTGGGTGGGTTTCctttcaaaatcaggtttaatatgactgGCATACATAAttatgttaactttgtggcagcagtacaatgcaatacctaatATTAGagcaaaaaactgaattacagtatacatacatctcaaatagttaaataattagtgccaaaaatagaaataaaagaagtagtgaggtagtgttcatgggttgaatgtccattcagaaatcagatggcagagtgaaagaagctgttcctacctTTGGCTTGAATTGTTTGCTGATTACTCATTAATTTAGTGTTGTAATCGCTCCCTAGTGTCTGTATGTCATTATGTATACTGCTTTCATCATGTTTGAACTGTGTATCTTATCCCCATGGTAGCTGACTTCTGAAGGTCAGTAGACTGAACCTTATCAGGCACTGGCTTCAAAGTATTAAATGAGTGCTGTGGGCAACCTGGCTTATTTCTAGCCAGTTCTTCCAGAGAATTATTCCGGTTATCTTACCCTATCAAACTCCAAATCCTCCAAGTGTGTTTATCCAAATTCTCTgtgtaaattatttttaaaatgcttCCACCACCTATCCAGCCAGTCCTTTCAGATACAGCAGCTCATTACATAAAAATAATCTCATCTTGCCTTTGTATTTTGCCAATTACCTTCAATCTATGACTTTGTTCCTTATTCTTAAATGTGTTATGATTTTAAATAATTCTTTTGTGTTCCATTACTGCTTTAAGAAGAAGAACCCCAACTTTCTGTTCACAATCCTAAATCCTGTTTCCTGCAATTCCTCATGTCATTAATTCTTTTCTCCACTCACTGTAAAACCCTAATATCTTTCTGTACTATGGTATTTTTCTTTATGAATGAAATGTGGGCATTGTTGACAAGACCAGCATCTACTGCCCAAATCACTCTCCTTGAACTTCAGTCACTTGAGCCTGCCATTGGTTAGACCCAATTTCAAGCCAAGATATGGACAACATGATGGTGTAGCAGTAGCAACAAATTTCCATCAGGATAGTGTACGGTTTCTAGCATATTTGCAGATAGTGATGTCTTTGCATCCTTTGCCCATGGTAGAGATTTCAGCTTTTGGGCTGTGCTCTGTTAACAACCTTGGTGAGTTGTTACTTTCATTTTCATGATGATACCTATGGCAGCCGTATCAAATGGGCAGTGGAAAGCATCTGTATTTAGAATGGTAGATGAAGTGCCAGTTGGTTGGAAGTGGGCAGCTAGTTAATCCATTCAGAGTGGACTGTATATTAATAAAATCACCTTCAAAAACTCTAAAGGCTTGTGATACCAAGAAGAGACAACAATCATCTTTTTCCTCAGCTAGGTTGTTGGGTATTTTGGCAAGAAATGAGGCTTGAGGTGGATGCAAGAACTGGTAACCAAAGCCTGCTTTGGACACTGAATTTCAGCTGAATGTCTGGCTCCAAAAGCAATTCACATTCTTAGCTTGGGCAGTCAGCAGTTGGTGACGTAACCTGTACACAGCCTGATAATGGCTTAGCAGTGTAGAAATAGCTGCAAGCTCAGCAGTCTACCCGTTGTGGCCACAACAAAGTAGTAAGTGGGGGGCAAATGTTCAGTCAGATGTTCAGGCTCACTACTCATGGTGATTGAGCCAGTATTTTATCAAAGGCCCTTGATTTTATCAAAATTGCTTGTTATTATGTTCTGTGCTCTTATTTATAAAGCCCAGTATCTTGAACTGTTTTCTTAACCTGCCCTGCCAACAAAAGTATAAAttgggtggggtgtggggggggggggggttggtcatTGTGGATCCGTGGGCTGAGAGGTTTGTTTCTGTTCTGTTGTTCTGTatctctctatgattctatacACCTTTTGTTCTCTATATGTTAGGCATGCAACTTTGATGATGTAGCAAGAACCTTGTTTGAAACTCCTGTGCCCCTTAATATTGTGAGTTAACCTACAGCAGTATCCCAACATCGTCTTTGAGTACATTGCAGTTGACCACGACACCTCAAAGTGGAATTGGCATGACAAAAATGGGTTAAAAATATCAGCCTGGGGTGCTTTTACCTCAAGGATTTTGAAAGATCTGTAACTGCAACACGTGTTGAAGAAGGGACCTAACATTGAATCTCCCAAGTGCAGGCTCAGTAAGTCAATTTTTGTGGACGGAAATGGGGAGAACTACAAACTACAGGCAGCTACTTCTGAAACTGAATCTTAGCGCTGTACAGTGAAGAAACAGGACCTCATCCAAAGTGACCTTTTTGCCCATTTCTAGTATCCATAACCTTCTATGCCTTGTCTAATTAAGTACCAACTCAGCTATCTGTAGGTACATGGTGATTATAGCAGCCTCCGCTGGCAGTGACTTCCGGATATCAATCActctgatttgttttttttaaatacaaaaaCCTTTTCCTCTAATCCCCTTTGAAATACTTTCCCCTTActttaaacctctgccctcttgTCTTTAATACTCCAGCTATGGGAGGGAGAAAAACATGTCTATCCATCCACCTTATCCTCCTCTGATAATTTTATATAGAAGTCTTCCTTTGCTTCAGGCATATCCATTTCTGCTCATAACTAAAGTCCTTCAATTCAGGCAATATCGTGGTGAAttcctctgcattctcttcagcataatcacatctttcctgtagtgtggcgAACAGAACTATGTACAACACTACAAGTGAGTCTAACTGGTGTTTTGACAAATTGCAACAAAACATCTCAGTATATCCTGTGTCCCAGCCTATGACGGAAAGCATGCCCTATGCCTCCTTCACTACCCTATTGACCTGCATTGACTCTTGAAGTGACAGTGGACTGGAATCCAAAAGTCCTTGGATTCAACAGCATTCCTTACCATCCTACTATTTATTGTCTATATTCTACCCGTGTTTGACTTGTCAAAATGTATTGCCTTATGACTGTTCTTGAActcggtggtgtgggtcctgaagaaggctcttggcccgaaatgtcgattgttcattcatttctatagatgctgcctgaccttctgagttcctccagcattttgtatgttttgcttggatttccagcatctgcagattttcctcttGTTTGTCCACGGACTTGGATTGGATTAAGCCAGGTGGATACTTTACAAATAAATGCACCAGCTCGGTATTCTGGAACCTGATCAGGCCTGCCTGACCACAATTTGCTGGGAGAGTGCAGGTAACATAAGAAGTGGTTCCTACTAAAGACCATAAAATATCAGAGCAGATttaagtcatttggcccattggttcttctctgccattcaatcatggcagttgctgatttttttttaatcaactccattctcccaccTCTATCCCTTAACTCACTTACCAATCaaccttgccttaaatacactcaatgacttgacctccacagccctctatggaaataaaatccacagattcatcaccctctggctgaagaaattcctcttctctGCTTAAAATGGATGTCTCTTTATTCTAAGGCTATGCTCTCAAATCCAGGACTCTCCTTTTAATAGGACATTTTGTCCATGTCAATTCTATCCCAGCCTATAGGTATCAAagagatttcctctcattctctgaCCTATATTGAGTATAGGTCCACGGACCTCAACCACTCCTCATAGTTTCAGCCCAAAATTGCTCGGTATGTTTCCAGATGCGGTCTGAACAACGACTTACAAAGCCTCATAATTACATTCGTgctttatgttctagtccttttgaaatgagtgctaacattgcatttgccttccttactactgaatTCTGATTATTTGGCTTCACACTATATCCTGCGTTAAGTAATTATCATCTAGGCATCAGCTTCTCACTGCTTCCACCTTCAGCTTTAATTTATTTAAAATGCGTCAGGGTTGCCAAGAAAGTAttgggggagggagcagaaacAACTCATGACCATGTGATTGTAAGAAGTATTTGTCAAATGTGCTCTAACTCCACAGTTCACAGTGAACAGGTCAAAGTACTATGCAACTGCTGTCAAAAATTAACCACTACATTTCTTTTGACGTAGAGATTGATATGCATTAGATGGAATTGTCTGGAAATTAAAAGGATTATGTTGGATTCTTTTGAAAGAACTAGTATTCCAAAATACTAAGTAGACTGATAAAATGACTGGGAGAATTTCAAAGGTTTTTGAATTAGGGCAATAATGCT is a genomic window containing:
- the LOC140201106 gene encoding cdc42 effector protein 2-like — its product is MSVKSPIYLKTGLTKKGKKPKLREVLSADMISPPLGDFHHKLHIGRRGEGDTFGDLSFLQGQDDLLSSMSTSKDPRDVAPPKPPRLHLGEPNDTTAVNSTQATSESPDNQPPTLYSPSVQYHLLEASEEAPPDDKQIDDKDQQRTEGEGGWECSAQRGMDDSHSSPSEYMFQFELDLGPSILEDVLKIMDNHKSITSQQ